The genomic interval AGAAAAGGAATTCAAAAGATAAGTTATGTTTTTCTTGTGCAAGTAACAAATCGTCCGAAAAAGAAGCGGAAACACCATAAACAGTATATCCTTTCTGTTTGGCTTTATTAGCAACCTCATTGATTTTAGGAAATCCTTCAACATCAGATTTTCCTAGATTATATACAATTATTAACATCACTTTTTCTTTTGCTAATAATTCTGGAGCTAAATCGTTTTGAGAATCTTCTAAAGAAAAATCATGTACAGGCGGAATTTTACCATCGTTCTTATACTCCATTCCTTCATTAATATTTTTACCAACAGCATACGCTCTAAAATCTATTATAGGTAGATGAGTTAGTACATGATACGTAATGTATAAGGAAACAAACAGTGAAAGATACGTTATAATAGTTGCAAAACTCTTTGAGAAAATTGGTTTAATATCTGAAATTCTAAAGGTTAAAAAGACTATTAAAATTGTTAAAATAACATCTTTATAAAAGGATTCCCAAGGTGATAATTTTATTGCATCACCAAAGCAGCCACAATCTGTAACTTTATTATAATAAGCAGAATACCAAGTTAGAAATAAGAAAACAATGATTAAAATTAGTAAGCTCCAAACTGTTAATTTGGATCTCCAACCAACCAAAATTGCAAATCCTAACACAATTTCTGCTACAATTAAAAGAATAGCAAATGGCAAAGCATAGGGTATTAAAAACTCTATATCTAAAACTGTTTCAGAAAAATATTCTTGAAATTTGTATTGAGAACCTATAGGATCAACCAATTTTACAAAACCAGAAAAAATGAATAAGCCACCTACTATAATTCTTGCGATTTGAACTAGTATTTTCATTTATATTTATTTATTAATATTATTAAAATGTCTAAAAAAAGAACAGCTATAGATATCAAAAAAATAGTAATAGCTAAAGAATAATTATCAAAAAATGCAAAGAACACTCCACAAAGTATTGCT from Lutibacter sp. Hel_I_33_5 carries:
- a CDS encoding BT_3928 family protein produces the protein MKILVQIARIIVGGLFIFSGFVKLVDPIGSQYKFQEYFSETVLDIEFLIPYALPFAILLIVAEIVLGFAILVGWRSKLTVWSLLILIIVFLFLTWYSAYYNKVTDCGCFGDAIKLSPWESFYKDVILTILIVFLTFRISDIKPIFSKSFATIITYLSLFVSLYITYHVLTHLPIIDFRAYAVGKNINEGMEYKNDGKIPPVHDFSLEDSQNDLAPELLAKEKVMLIIVYNLGKSDVEGFPKINEVANKAKQKGYTVYGVSASFSDDLLLAQEKHNLSFEFLFCDETTLKTMIRGNPGIMILNKGTVTQKYNWIDADKITY